One window of Quercus robur chromosome 12, dhQueRobu3.1, whole genome shotgun sequence genomic DNA carries:
- the LOC126708720 gene encoding protein NETWORKED 1D codes for MATLSQADSKRKYSWWWDSHISPKNSKWLQENLTDMDAKVKQMIKLIEEDADSFARRAEMYYKQRPELMKLVEEFYRAYRALAERYDHATGALRQAHRTMAEAFPNQVPFVLADDSPAGSANEMTDPQTPDMPTPVRAMFDPDELQKDALGLSSHFHALKKNEVFTEESDTVTIRKGLKQLNDLFGSVEAGSHAKFSEGKARKGLNFQDAEEKERSVQNNGSHNIQARVLSESERLGKAEAGISTLKKTLAKFEAEKEAGLLQYQESLERLSNLESEISHAQEDSKGLCERASKAEAEVQTLKESLAKLESERETSLIQYQQCLDRISNLENNISRAEKDAGELNERASKAEVEAEAIKQDLVRVEAEKEAVLAQYRKCLEMISNLEDKLLHAEENARTINGRANKAECEVETLKQALDKLTEEKKAAALQYQQSLEMISSLEQKISCAQEEAQRLNTEINDGVAKLKGAEEKCLLLENSNQSLQSELESLVHKMGSQSEELTEKQKELGRLWTCIQEERLRFVEAETAFQTLQHLHSQSQEELRSLAAELRHRNLMVKDLETCNQGLMDEVQKVNEENKSLNELNLSSAVSIKNLQDEFLSLRETIGKLEEEVLLRVDQRNALQQEIYCLKEELKELNKKHWTMLEQVESVGFDVDCFGSSVKELQDENSKLKENCEAERSERVALLEKLEIMKKLREKNAFLENSLSDLNVELEGVRGKVKELEESCQSLFGEKSTLVAEKATLVSQLQITTNNLDKLSEGKNFLENSLFDANAELEAFRVKLKILEGSCQLLDTEKFGLITERESLVSQLDISKQRLEDLEKRYTVLEYEHSSLENERESALHKVEELQASLDAAKQERIIFSRLSETRLAAMELQICVLEEEGQCRKKEYEEEVDKAVSAQMEIFVLQKCVNDLKDKIFSLLIECQKLLEGSRLSEKLISELEHENLEQQVEVKSLFEQIKKLRMGLYQVLKTLGIDADWFEDKINQDEAVLSHILCKLQETQNSLSRSYDENQQLLIEKSVLVTLLGQLKVDEANLVTERDTLAREFMIRCEQSSLLQTEIQKLLEMSEELRLKVMEGDQREKVLTTETENLSQQLLDLQRANQNLQEENCKVLEEKRSLSKEVLDLGDEKHNLEEAHWALFGETMSQCNLSLIFNNIVFEKFVELEELTKDLVKLRFVTNDLEEKLRIMEGKYDGVEMENSDLKELVNNLENEIVSVKSASDQLRCEVVSGKDLLCRKKNELSEAEQIISAITNEKTELHNLVEDLKNKYDEAKIREEMLSSELQKGRDETELWESQAATFFSEQQSSSVCEVLFEGKIRELIEACESLEDRSNSKDMKIELLKDRISTLEFENGGLQAQLAAYTPAVISFKNCISSLEKHTFFNYKLLTVENEEAMDAHLMTHPIAESYQQRDEDQISMEPDGFSDLQDVQRRIKAIEKAVVEAERLAMLEHLNTNAKLETALREIEELKSQSRLSREYVVTSKHITPYQVKEELGDRHSNDLKLGKQTREISEARNEVLTKDIMLDQVSDCSSYGISRRETVETDQMLELWETANRDGSIDLRVGKSQKAATAKHARNQIGAVKEHKHSYPYSESSFEKELGVDKLEISDRHTEPSQEGNKRKILERLDSDAQKLTNLQITVEDLKRKVGITEKSKKGRGIEFDTVKVQLDESEESIMKLFDVNRKLMKTVENSSLSFDGISAIESDESGNARRRKISEQARRGSDKIGRLQLEVQKVQFLLLKLDDDKEGKGKTRISDRKPRVLLRDYLYGGVRTSHKRKKAPFCACVQPPTKGD; via the exons ATGGCAACCCTATCCCAAGCTGATTCGAAACGCAAGTATTCCTGGTGGTGGGACAGCCATATAagcccaaaaaattcaaaatggcTCCAGGAAAATCTTACAG ATATGGATGCCAAAGTCAAACAGATGATCAAGCTTATTGAAGAAGATGCAGATTCCTTTGCAAGGAGAGCAGAGATGTATTATAAGCAACGACCAGAGCTTATGAAATTGGTTGAGGAGTTTTACCGAGCATATCGTGCGTTGGCTGAAAGATATGATCATGCAACTGGAGCGCTACGCCAGGCTCATAGGACTATGGCAGAAGCATTTCCAAACCAAGTTCCATTTGTTCTGGCTGATGATTCACCTGCAGGTTCTGCTAATGAGATGACTGATCCCCAAACACCTGATATGCCAACCCCCGTACGTGCAATGTTTGACCCTGATGAATTGCAAAAGGATGCTTTGGGACTATCATCTCATTTCCATGctttgaagaagaatgaagtGTTTACTGAAGAATCTGATACTGTAACAATCAGAAAGGGTTTGAAACAGCTTAATGATTTGTTTGGCTCTGTAGAAGCAGGGAGCCATGCAAAGTTTTCCGAAGGAAAGGCAAGAAAAGGACTCAATTTTCAAGATGCGGAGGAGAAGGAACGAAGCGTGCAAAACAATGGGAGCCATAACATCCAGGCTCGAGTTCTTTCTGAGTCTGAGCGATTGGGTAAAGCTGAGGCAGGAATTTCAACCTTAAAGAAAACCCTTGCTAAATTTGAAGCTGAAAAGGAAGCAGGCCTACTTCAGTATCAAGAGAGTTTAGAGAGATTATCCAATCTGGAATCGGAAATCTCTCATGCACAAGAGGATTCCAAGGGACTTTGTGAACGGGCCAGTAAAGCTGAAGCTGAAGTTCAAACTTTGAAGGAATCCCTTGCCAAATTAGAGTCTGAAAGAGAAACCAGTCTTATTCAATACCAGCAGTGTTTAGATAGAATATCTAATTTGGAGAACAATATCTCTCGTGCTGAAAAGGACGCTGGAGAACTTAATGAGCGAGCTAGTAAAGCTGAAGTTGAAGCTGAAGCCATAAAGCAAGACCTTGTGAGAGTAGAAGCTGAAAAAGAAGCTGTGCTTGCTCAATACAGAAAGTGTTTGGAGATGATATCAAACTTGGAAGACAAATTACTACATGCAGAGGAGAATGCCAGAACAATTAATGGAAGAGCCAATAAAGCTGAATGTGAAGTTGAGACCCTGAAGCAAGCACTTGACAAATTAACTGAAGAGAAGAAAGCTGCTGCCCTCCAGTACCAGCAAAGCCTGGAGATGATATCTAGTCTGGAGCAGAAAATCTCATGTGCCCAGGAGGAAGCCCAAAGGCTAAATACTGAGATAAACGATGGGGTTGCAAAGTTAAAGGGTGCTGAAGAAAAGTGTCTTCTGCTTGAAAATTCAAATCAGTCTTTACAGTCCGAGTTGGAGTCTTTGGTGCATAAGATGGGGTCTCAAAGTGAGGAACTTACAGAGAAGCAGAAGGAATTGGGTAGACTCTGGACTTGTATACAAGAAGAGCGGTTGCGATTTGTGGAGGCTGAAACTGCTTTCCAAACTCTGCAACATTTACATTCTCAATCCCAGGAAGAACTGAGATCTCTGGCGGCAGAACTTCGGCATAGAAACCTAATGGTAAAGGACTTGGAAACTTGTAATCAGGGTTTAATGGATGAAGTCCAGAAGGTCAATGAGGAGAACAAGAGTTTGAATGAGCTCAATTTGTCTTCAGCTGTGTCGATAAAAAATTTGCAAGATGAGTTCTTAAGCTTAAGGGAGACAATAGGGAAACTTGAAGAGGAGGTTTTACTTCGAGTGGACCAACGAAATGCACTTCAGCAAGAAATATACTGTCTGAAAGAGGAGCTTAAGGAGTTGAACAAGAAACACTGGACTATGCTAGAGCAGGTGGAGTCAGTAGGCTTTGATGTGGACTGCTTTGGGTCATCTGTGAAGGAATTGCAGGATGAGAACTCAAAACTTAAAGAGAACTGTGAGGCAGAAAGAAGTGAAAGAGTTGCTCTGTTGGAAAAGTTGGAAATCATGAAAAAACTTAGGGAGAAAAATGCTTTTTTGGAGAATTCTCTCTCAGATTTGAATGTTGAGTTAGAAGGTGTTAGAGGGAAGGTAAAAGAATTAGAAGAATCCTGTCAGTCTCTTTTTGGAGAGAAATCCACTCTTGTTGCTGAAAAGGCCACCCTGGTTTCTCAGTTACAGATTACAACTAATAATTTGGATAAACTCTCAGAAGGAAAGAACTTTCTGGAGAATTCCCTTTTTGATGCAAATGCTGAACTTGAAGCATTCAGGGTGAAACTGAAGATCCTTGAAGGTTCTTGCCAGTTGCTTGATACTGAAAAGTTTGGCCTGATTACTGAGCGAGAAAGCTTAGTTTCTCAGCTGGACATTTCCAAGCAAAGACTGGAAGATCTGGAGAAAAGATACACAGTATTAGAATATGAGCACTCAAGTCttgagaatgagagagaatCTGCACTCCACAAAGTAGAGGAACTGCAGGCTTCCTTGGATGCTGCAAAGCAAGAACGTATCATTTTTTCAAGGTTGAGTGAAACTCGGTTGGCTGCTATGGAATTACAAATTTGTGTTTTGGAAGAAGAAGGTCAGTGCAGGAAGAAAGAATATGAAGAGGAGGTAGACAAAGCTGTCAGTGCTCAGATGGAGATCTTCGTCTTGCAGAAATGTGTGAATGatctaaaagataaaattttctctcttttgatCGAGTGCCAAAAACTCTTGGAAGGATCCAGATTATCAGAGAAACTGATTTCTGAATTGGAGCATGAAAATCTTGAACAACAGGTGGAAGTGAAATCCTTGTTtgagcaaataaaaaaattgaggatGGGATTGTATCAGGTGTTGAAGACTCTTGGCATTGATGCAGACTGGTTTGAAGATAAGATCAACCAAGATGAAGCTGTTCTAAGCCACATACTGTGCAAACTTCAAGAGACACAAAACTCTCTGTCTAGGAGTTACGATGAAAATCAGCAGCTGCTAATTGAGAAGTCAGTTCTTGTTACACTACTTGGGCAACTGAAAGTAGATGAAGCAAATCTTGTGACAGAAAGAGACACCCTTGCTCGAGAGTTCATGATTCGGTGTGAGCAGTCCTCATTGTTGCAGACTGAAATCCAAAAGCTTTTGGAGATGAGTGAAGAATTGAGGTTGAAAGTAATGGAGGGAGATCAGAGGGAGAAGGTATTAACAACTGAAACAGAAAATCTGAGTCAGCAGTTGTTGGACTTGCAAAGGGCCAACCAGAACCTGCAGGAAGAGAATTGCAAGGTGCTTGAAGAGAAAAGATCCCTGAGTAAGGAGGTACTTGACTTAGGGGATGAAAAACATAACCTAGAAGAAGCACACTGGGCCTTGTTTGGTGAAACAATGTCTCAGTGTAACCTTTCTctgatttttaataatatagtCTTTGAAAAGTTCGTGGAACTGGAAGAGCTCACCAAAGATTTGGTTAAACTTCGTTTCGTCACTAATGACCTAGAAGAGAAGCTAAGAATTATGGAGGGTAAATATGATGGTGTGGAAATGGAAAATTCAGATCTCAAGGAGTTGGTGAATAATTTGGAGAATGAGATTGTATCAGTTAAATCTGCTAGTGATCAATTAAGATGTGAAGTTGTGAGTGGAAAGGATCTATTGTGCCGTAAGAAAAATGAGCTTTCAGAAGCAGAACAGATAATCAGTGCAATAACCAATGAGAAAACAGAGTTGCACAACTTAGTGGAGGATCTGAAGAATAAATATGATGAGGCTAAAATTAGGGAGGAAATGTTGAGTTCTGAACTGCAAAAGGGGAGAGATGAGACTGAACTGTGGGAGTCTCAGGCTGCCACTTTTTTTTCTGAACAGCAAAGCTCCTCCGTCTGTGAAGTGTTGTTTGAAGGCAAGATTCGTGAGCTAATTGAAGCATGTGAGAGCCTTGAAGATAGAAGTAATTCCAAAGATATGAAGATTGAATTGCTGAAAGATAGAATTAGCACCTTGGAATTCGAAAATGGAGGACTACAAGCTCAGTTGGCTGCATATACCCCAGCTGTCATCTCTTTCAAAAATTGCATATCATCTCTGGAGAAGCATacttttttcaattataaactTCTCACAGTTGAAAATGAAGAAGCAATG GATGCTCATTTAATGACTCACCCTATTGCTGAAAGCTATCAACAAAGGGATGAAGATCAAATTTCCATGGAGCCGGATGGATTTTCAGACTTGCAGGATGTGCAAAGAAGGATCAAAGCTATTGAAAAAGCAGTGGTAGAAGCAGAGAGGCTTGCGATGCTGGAGCACCTTAACACGAATGCCAAACTAGAGACTGCATTGAGAGAGATTGAAGAGTTAAAATCTCAAAGCCGCTTGTCTCGAGAATATGTTGTAACAAGCAAGCATATTACTCCATATCAGGTCAAAGAGGAACTTGGGGACAGACACAGTAATGATCTAAAGCTGGGGAAACAGACACGTGAAATCTCTGAAGCAAGGAATGAAGTTCTGACTAAAGATATCATGCTTGATCAGGTATCTGATTGTTCATCATATGGGATAAGCAGGAGAGAAACTGTAGAGACTGATCAGATGCTTGAGTTATGGGAAACCGCAAACCGGGATGGCAGCATTGACTTGAGGGTTGGCAAGTCTCAGAAGGCGGCCACTGCAAAACATGCTCGCAATCAGATTGGAGCTGTCAAGGAACACAAGCATTCGTATCCCTATTCAGAATCATCGTTTGAGAAGGAGTTAGGTGTGGACAAATTAGAAATCTCTGATAGACATACCGAGCCCAGTCAAGAAGGGAACAAGAGGAAGATTTTAGAAAGACTTGATTCAGATGCCCAAAAGTTGACAAACCTTCAAATCACCGTGGAAGACTTGAAGAGGAAGGTAGGGATTACTGAGAAGAGCAAAAAGGGCAGAGGCATTGAATTTGATACAGTTAAGGTGCAGCTGGATGAATCTGAGGAGTCCATCATGAAGTTGTTTGATGTAAACCGCAAATTGATGAAGACAGTGGAAAACAGTTCCTTGTCCTTTGATGGAATTTCTGCAATAGAGTCAGATGAGAGTGGAAATGCTAGGAGGAGAAAAATTTCTGAACAGGCACGAAGAGGGTCTGACAAAATTGGGCGCTTGCAGTTGGAGGTGCAGAAAGTACAGTTTCTTCTACTGAAACTCGATGATGACAAAGAAGGcaaaggtaaaacaagaatcaGTGACCGAAAACCAAGAGTTCTGCTGAGAGATTATCTTTATGGTGGGGTAAGAACCAGCCACAAGAGAAAGAAGGCGCCTTTTTGTGCATGTGTCCAACCTCCAACTAAGGGGGATTGA
- the LOC126709629 gene encoding protein ANTAGONIST OF LIKE HETEROCHROMATIN PROTEIN 1 isoform X1: MAPHKKSKKSKRELKKLKKRKSISTVVPPVESKTTESDWWDTFWRKNSSSTPGSSVPSDEAEGFKHFFRVSKNTFEYICSLVREDLISRPPSGLINIEGRLLSVEKQVAIALRRLASGESQVSVGASFGVGQSTVSQVTWRFIEALEERAKHHLKWPDSNRMEEVKSKFEVSFGMPNCCGAIDATHIIMTLPAVQTSDDWCDPENNYSMLLQGIVDHEMRFLDIVTGWPGGMTVSRVLKCTGFSKLCEGGERLNGGVRTLLGGEDIREFIVGGVGYPLLPWLITPYDSNGLSASMSTFNALHEAARLLAVRAFSRVKGSWRILNKVMWRPDKRKLPSIILVCCLLHNIVIDCGDNLLPDVALSGHHDPGYGEQYCKQVDPLGRTMRDNLAKFFHQGKEKAVSK; this comes from the exons ATGGCGCCGCATAAGAAATCGAAGAAGAGCAAAAGGGAGctgaaaaaattgaagaaacgCAAAAGTATAAGCACTGTGGTTCCTCCTGTTGAGTCCAAAACCACTGAGTCTGACTGGTGGGACACTTTCTGGCGCAAGAATTCTTCTTCAACCCcag GTAGTTCGGTACCCAGTGATGAAGCAGAAGGTTTCAAGCATTTCTTCAGGGTTTCAAAAAATACCTTTGAATATATCTGTTCTCTTGTAAGAGAAGATCTTATATCAAGGCCACCGTCAGGGCTTATCAACATCGAGGGAAGACTTCTTAGTGTTGAGAAACAGGTTGCAATCGCCTTGAGAAGGCTGGCCTCTGGTGAGTCCCAAGTCTCCGTGGGAGCTTCATTTGGGGTTGGCCAGTCCACAGTTTCTCAGGTGACTTGGAGATTCATTGAAGCACTAGAAGAACGTGCCAAACATCATCTCAAGTGGCCTGATTCCAATAGAATGGAGGAAGTCAAGTccaaatttgaagtgtcttttgGGATGCCTAATTGTTGTGGAGCCATTGATGCAACACACATCATCATGACCCTTCCCGCTGTACAGACCTCTGATGATTGGTGTGATCCAGAGAATAACTACAGCATGCTATTGCAGGGAATTGTTGACCACGAAATGAGATTTCTTGATATTGTTACAGGTTGGCCTGGAGGCATGACAGTTTCCAGGGTATTGAAGTGTACTGGTTTTTCCAAACTCTGTGAGGGTGGAGAGCGGTTAAATGGAGGTGTAAGAACTTTACTTGGAGGAGAGGACATTAGGGAGTTTATAGTTGGTGGAGTTGGCTACCCTCTTCTTCCATGGCTCATAACCCCCTATGATAGTAATGGCCTCTCGGCTTCCATGTCCACGTTCAATGCCTTGCATGAGGCCGCAAGGTTGCTTGCAGTGAGGGCATTCTCACGGGTAAAGGGTAGTTGGAGaatccttaacaaggttatGTGGAGGCCAGATAAGCGGAAACTGCCTAGCATTATCCTAGTATGTTGTTTACTACACAATATTGTGATTGACTGTGGAGATAATTTACTTCCAGATGTTGCTTTGTCTGGTCATCATGACCCTGGATATGGAGAACAGTACTGTAAGCAAGTTGATCCATTGGGGAGGACTATGAGAGACAACCTAGCCAAATTCTTCCATCAGGGCAAAGAAAAAGCTGTGTCAAAGTAA
- the LOC126709629 gene encoding protein ANTAGONIST OF LIKE HETEROCHROMATIN PROTEIN 1 isoform X2, protein MSQKGMGSVLGTILEWILERSSVPSDEAEGFKHFFRVSKNTFEYICSLVREDLISRPPSGLINIEGRLLSVEKQVAIALRRLASGESQVSVGASFGVGQSTVSQVTWRFIEALEERAKHHLKWPDSNRMEEVKSKFEVSFGMPNCCGAIDATHIIMTLPAVQTSDDWCDPENNYSMLLQGIVDHEMRFLDIVTGWPGGMTVSRVLKCTGFSKLCEGGERLNGGVRTLLGGEDIREFIVGGVGYPLLPWLITPYDSNGLSASMSTFNALHEAARLLAVRAFSRVKGSWRILNKVMWRPDKRKLPSIILVCCLLHNIVIDCGDNLLPDVALSGHHDPGYGEQYCKQVDPLGRTMRDNLAKFFHQGKEKAVSK, encoded by the exons ATGTCTCAGAAAGGAATGGGTAGCGTTTTAGGCACAATCCTAGAGTGGATTCTGGAGC GTAGTTCGGTACCCAGTGATGAAGCAGAAGGTTTCAAGCATTTCTTCAGGGTTTCAAAAAATACCTTTGAATATATCTGTTCTCTTGTAAGAGAAGATCTTATATCAAGGCCACCGTCAGGGCTTATCAACATCGAGGGAAGACTTCTTAGTGTTGAGAAACAGGTTGCAATCGCCTTGAGAAGGCTGGCCTCTGGTGAGTCCCAAGTCTCCGTGGGAGCTTCATTTGGGGTTGGCCAGTCCACAGTTTCTCAGGTGACTTGGAGATTCATTGAAGCACTAGAAGAACGTGCCAAACATCATCTCAAGTGGCCTGATTCCAATAGAATGGAGGAAGTCAAGTccaaatttgaagtgtcttttgGGATGCCTAATTGTTGTGGAGCCATTGATGCAACACACATCATCATGACCCTTCCCGCTGTACAGACCTCTGATGATTGGTGTGATCCAGAGAATAACTACAGCATGCTATTGCAGGGAATTGTTGACCACGAAATGAGATTTCTTGATATTGTTACAGGTTGGCCTGGAGGCATGACAGTTTCCAGGGTATTGAAGTGTACTGGTTTTTCCAAACTCTGTGAGGGTGGAGAGCGGTTAAATGGAGGTGTAAGAACTTTACTTGGAGGAGAGGACATTAGGGAGTTTATAGTTGGTGGAGTTGGCTACCCTCTTCTTCCATGGCTCATAACCCCCTATGATAGTAATGGCCTCTCGGCTTCCATGTCCACGTTCAATGCCTTGCATGAGGCCGCAAGGTTGCTTGCAGTGAGGGCATTCTCACGGGTAAAGGGTAGTTGGAGaatccttaacaaggttatGTGGAGGCCAGATAAGCGGAAACTGCCTAGCATTATCCTAGTATGTTGTTTACTACACAATATTGTGATTGACTGTGGAGATAATTTACTTCCAGATGTTGCTTTGTCTGGTCATCATGACCCTGGATATGGAGAACAGTACTGTAAGCAAGTTGATCCATTGGGGAGGACTATGAGAGACAACCTAGCCAAATTCTTCCATCAGGGCAAAGAAAAAGCTGTGTCAAAGTAA